ACCGCGCCGCGCTGGCGCTGCATCCGGCCTGCGGCGACGCCTGGCGCGGACTGGCGAACATGAAGACGCGGCCGCTGTCCGGGCACGACCGCGAGCAACTGGCGACAGCCTTGCGCCAGCCTGGATTCGGCGCCGCCGACCGCATCGCGATGGGTTTCGCGCTGGGCAAGGTGTGCGAAGACCAGGGCCATTACGAGCAGGCCTTCGCCGCACTGAACCAGGCCAACGCCGAACTGCGCCAGCTCCATCCATGGAACGCCGACGCGTTCCATGCGCATGCCGATGCCCTGTTCGCCGCTTCGGCCCGGCTGCCGGCAGCGGCGGACCCGACCCTGGGCCGTGAAGTGATCTTCATCGTCGGCCTGCCGCGCTCCGGCTCCACCCTGTTCGAACAGATCCTCGCCGCTCATCCCGACGTCGAAGGCGCCAGCGAATTGCCGGATCTGGAACGGGTGCTCGGCGACGAATCCACCCGCCGTCGCCAGCCGCTGCTGCAGTGGATCGCCGCGGCAACGGCCGACGACTGGCAGCGGCTCGGGCGCCGTTACCTGGAACTCACCGCGCGCTGGCGCCGGCACAAGCCGCGGCATACCGACAAGCTGCCGTCGAACTGGCTGCTCGGCGGCGTGCTCGGCGCGATGCTGCCCGGCGCGCGCATCGTCGACGCCCGGCGCGACGCACTGGAAGCGGGCTGGTCCTGCTACAAGCAGCAGTTCTACCGGTTGCCGCATTTCGCCTGCACGCTCACCGACATCGCCGCCTACATCCGCGACTACGAGCGGATCATGGGCGCGTGGCAGGCAGCCGCCCCGCAGCGCATCCGCATCCAGCGCTACGAAGCGCTGCTGGTCGAGCCGGAACGCGAGATCCGCAACTTGCTGACGTTCTGCGACCTCTCGTTCGATCCCGCCTGCCTCGACTACCACCATGCGAAACGCAGCGTGCGCACCGCCAGCGCCACCCAGGTGCGCCAGCCGCTACAACACAACACCGCGCGTGCCGATCGCTACGGCGCCCTGCTCGATCCGCTGCGTCTGGGCCTCGGCCTGCCGATGTCCGGCCGGTAGAAGCCGACGCCGGTCGTTCGGCGCAGGCACCGTACGTGAAGCCGTTCATCGAATGGATCGAGCACAGGCTCGCCGCCAGGCACCGTTCGCCGAACGCGCACACCCCACCGACGAGCACCTGCTGCCGCTGTTCGTGGCGCTCGGCGCGGCGGGCGCAGACATCCATGCGCAGCGGATCGACGCCGGCATCGACATGGGCTTCCTGGCCATGGATATCTATCGGTTCGCGGGATAAGCGGCTGCCCGCCGTCAGGCGCCGGACGGCCTCTTCACGAAAAATTCCCGGCAAAGCGCTATGACTCCGCCGTTCCGCCTGGGAGTCTGGGGGGCTCGCGATGCTGACGTCGCGTGATGGTGGAACGGCTATCGGATCCCCGTCGTGCCTGGCCGCCAAGCTGTGCAACGCCAGTCGCACGCGTCGACCCTTTCCAATGCCATTACCTCGTGGAGGGGAACCCATGTCATCACGAAACTTGACCGGCTTGAGCATCGCGCTGGGCGCCGTTTTCGGTCTGGCGGCAAGCAACCAGGCCTTCGCTGAAAACGCGGCCACCGCCGTGGAAGTGACACCTGCCGTGAAACACGACACCTTGCGTTCCCTGCGCGGCACGATGCCGCGCCCGGAAGATTTCTCCCGGAGCCCCCGCATCCATCCGCTGCACCCGCTGCCGCCGCTAGCTCCGGGCAACCAAGCTGACGGTGCCGTGCAACACGCCGTCACCGGCGCGTTCGCGCCCGCACTGGGCGCCGGCTTCGACGGCGTCGGCCAGGGCTTCAGCGGCCCGCAGGGCACGTTCAACGTCAACAGTGCCCCGCCAGACACCAACGGCGCGGTAGGCGCGACCCAGTACCTGCAGATCGTCAACACCGGCTTCGCCGTGTTCGACAAGGCCAGCAAGGCGGTGATCTACGGTCCGGTGCCGAGCAACACCCTGTGGTCCGGCTTCGGCGGCCCCTGCGAGAACGACAACGATGGCGATGCCGTGGTGGTCTATGACAAGGCTGCCAACCGCTGGGTCGTCTCGCAGTTCGCCGTCAGCGCCACGCCGTATTACCAGTGCGTGGCCGTGTCGGCCACCAGCGACGCCACCGGCGCGTACTACCGCTATGCCTTCTCCTACGGCAGCGTCTTTCCCGATTACCCGAAGATGGGCGTCTGGCCGGATGCCTATTACGAAACCTTCAACATGTTCACCAATACCTTCCAGGGCGCCAAACTGTGCGCCTATGACCGCAATGCGATGTTGAGCGGCCAGGCGGCGACCCAGCAGTGCTTCCAGTTGTCCACCAGCTACGGCGGCGTGCTGCCGGCGGATCTCGACGGCGCCACCGCGCCGCCGGCCGGCTCGCCGAACTACATGCTGAACTTCACCAGCAATTCGCTGAACCTGTGGAAGTTCCATGTGGACTGGGCGAACAGCGCCAACACCACGCTGAGCGGCCCGATCAACATTCCGGTGGCCGCCTTCGCCACCGCCTGCCGGGGCGGCAGCTGCATCCCGCAGTACGGTACGCGGCAAAAGCTGGACTCGCTGGGCGATCGCCTGATGTTCCGCCTGGCCTACCGCAACTTCGGCGACCACGAGTCACTGGTGGTCAACCATTCGGTGCAGGTCGGCGCCAAGCACAACAACCCCTACACCGGCGTGCGCTGGTACGAGATCCGCAATCCTGCCGGCTCGCCGGTGGTGTACCAGCAGTCCACCTTCTCGCCGGACACCAGTTACCGCTGGATGGGCTCGGTGGCGATGGACAAGCAAGGCAACCTGGCGCTCGGCTACAGCGTCTCGGACAGCTCCATCCACCCGGCGATCCGCTACACCGGCCGTCTGGCCAGCGACCCGCTGAACACGCTGGAGGCCGAGAACAGCATCATCGAAGGCACCGGCTCGCAGAGCGGCAACAACCTCGCGCGCTGGGGCGACTACAGCGCCATGACCGTCGACCCAGTCGATGACTGCACCTTCTGGTACACCACCGAGTACCTGAAAAACACCGGCTCGTTCAACTGGAACACGCGCATTGCGTCGTTCAAGTTCCCTGGCTGCCAATAAGGCTCCCAGGTATCCAGGATGCCCGTCACGCATGGCGGTGGCGGGCATCTCTCTTGCTGTTTTCTCGGACGAGGCGATCAGGCGCTCTGCGGCAGCGGCGGTTCGCCGGCGTCGAACGGGTCGAGCCAGTCCTCCGGCGTCAGCAGCGGCATACCGTGCGCGAGGCGCGCCTTGTCGCACTGCGGGCTGATCGCGCCGAACTCCCACGACGGCTGCACCTCGCGGCATACCGACGGCCGCTGCGGGTAGATGCCGCAATGTGCCGCCTCGCCCACCACGCCTTGCAAGGCCACGCAGCGCGGCTGCGCGGCGTTGGTGCCGCGCATCGCCAGGCGGTGCGGGTCGAGCTTTTCGGTCAGCTCCGGCGGCACCTTGCCGCCGAGGAAGGCTTCCGCCTCCGACCAATGAAACGCCACGCGAAAGAACGCGCAGCAGGCACCGCAACGCAAACAGGGATGTTCCATCGAAGCGACCGGCGGCGCCCCGAGGCGCGCAGGAGGCGAATTCTAGAGCAGCGGGCGTCCGCTGCGCAGCGGCGGCGGAGAGCTACCCCTCCCTGCCCTCCCCTGCGCCGCAGGGGAGGAGGCTTTGAAAGCGGGCGGTCCCGCCCGCTTGAGTCCTCATGGTTCGCCGGCGAAGGTGTTGCACTGGGCAACGTCGCCGCTGCTGAAGCCGGCCTTGAACCACTTCACCCGCTGCGCTGAGGTGCCATGGGTGAACGTGTCCGGCCGCACGCGGCCTTGCGCCTGCTGTTGCAGGGCGTCGTCGCCGATGTGGCTGGCTGCGTTCAGGGCTTCCTCGATGTCGCCCGGCTGCAGCCATTGCAGGCTCTGCTGGCTGTGGTTCGCCCACACGCCCGCGTAGCAATCCGCCTGCAGTTCCTGCCGCACCGACAGGCCGTCGGCGCCGTCCATCGGCGCACCGCGGCGACGCGCCTCGTCGACCTTGTCGAATACACCGGTCAGCTTCTGCACGTGATGGCCGACCTCGTGCGCGATCACGTAGGCGCGGGCGAAATCGCCGGAGGAATGCAGTTCGTCCTGCAGTTGCTGGAAGAACGCCAGGTCCAGGTACACCTTCTGGTCGCCGGGGCAATAGAACGGGCCCACTGCCGTGGTGGCGCCGCCGCAGGCCGTGTTCACGCCGCCGCTGAACAGGTGCAGCTTGGGCTCGACATAGGTCGAGCCATGCGCCTGGAAGATCGCGCCCCAGCTCTGCTCGGTCGAGTGCAGGATCGCGCTGACGAAGGCCTGCTGCTCGGGATCGACCTGGGCCGGCTGCCCGGTGTGCGTCGGGGCGCCCGGCAGGGTGCCGCTCTGGTCCAGCAGCGCCAGTGGGTTCTTGAAGAAGATCCAGCCCAGCAGCGCCAGCACGACCAGGCCGCCCAGGCCCATGCGGCCACCACCACCGAAACGCGGACCGCCACCGCCACCGCTGTCGACCTCGACGTTGCTGCTGCTGCCGCCTTTTCGCCAATCCATAGGAATCCCTTGTTGACCGATGCACGCACCCCGTGCCGCGTGGCGACGATAGCGCGTCGACCGGGATCACGCCACGGCGCGCGCTGCCGCTAAAGTAGGCGACCTTTTGTGAGGATTTCAGCATGACCCACCTGCCCGCCCTGGTCACCCTGCTCGCCGTGCTGCTGCAGTTCGGCACCATGTGGGCGGTCGGTCATGCCCGCGGCAAGTACGGCATCAAGGCACCGGCCACCAGCGGCGACCCGGCGTTCGAGCGCGCCTACCGGGTGCAGGTGAACACCCTGGAAAGCACGGTGATGTTCCTTCCCACGCTGTGGCTGGCGGCGAACTACGGCTTCAGCGGCTGGGCCGGCGTGGCGGGGCTGGTCTGGATCGTCGGCCGCGTGTGGTACGCGCTGGCCTACCTGCAGGATCCCGCCAAACGTGGCCCCGGCTATATGGTCGGCATGCTCGGCTGGGCCGCGCTGCTGGTGATGGCCTGCATCGGCGTCGGCCGGGCCATGCTGATCGGTTGAGCGCTCAGACCAGCGGACCGGGAGCGATCGCGCTCAATACCCACACGCGATGCGGCACCGCCATCGGCTCGGCTGCATGGTGGGCGGCCAGCATGTCGGCCAGTTCGGCATCGAAGCGCACCACCTTCGCCTCGTCCAGCGTGGCTCCAACGCCTGCGCTGGCACGGATGCGGCCGCGCCAGTCCACGTGGCTGTACGGCACGTCCAGGTCGAACGAGTACGTGCGCAGGTCGCCGAAGCCGGCTTCCGCCACGTCCTTCAGCCACGCCGGATACAGGCCGCTGCCGCTGTGCAGCGTCCAGGCCGGGTTGTAGGCCAGGATCAGCCGCTCGGTGTCCTGCACCATGTTGCCGGCCAGCGGCACCCAGTCGAAATGCGCGATCAGCAGCCGCCCGCCCGGCCGCAACCACTTGCGCACCAGGGCCGCCGTGCGCGGCCGGTCGAACCAGTGCCAGCACTGGCCGGCGGTGATCGCGTCGAACGAGGCGGCGGCGAACTCGGCGTTCTCGACCCGCGCACGCACCTGCTTCACCTGCACGCCGGCGGCCCGGTCCATCTCCGCGGCCTGCGCCAGCAGCGGCGCGGAATGATCCAGCCCGGTCACCTCGCAGCCGCGCACGGCCAGGCCACGAGCGACCGTGCCGGTGCCGGTGCCCAGGTCGAGAACGACGTCACCCTTGCGCACGCTGCCGTCGGCGAACAGACGTTCGAAGAAGGCGTCCGGAAACCCCGCTCGATGGCGCGCGTAATCGCTGGCAGTCCTGCCGAAATCGGTAGTCATCGACACTCCCCTGTGCTCGTCTGCAGGCCGATGGTACTGCGATGGTCTTGCGCTGCAAGCGAATGCCAGCCGCCATGCCGGTCGGCAGGATTGCGCAAGCGGCCCGCAAGGCACTAGCTTGGGGGCGCGAGTGCCGCACGCGGCGTCCGCTTTCGCCATTCGCCGCCACAGGCACGATGACCGCATGGAAATCAGCTGCACCGAGGTTTCGCCCCTGCCGCCGGAGCTCCTTCTGCCCGAGGCCAGCCGACCCGCGCCTGGCCTGCGGGCCACCGCGGGCATCATCGCCACCTACTTCGTGCTGCAGCTCGCGGTCGGCATCGCGTTCGCGCTGGCGATCGGTGTGATGGCAGCCTTCAGTCCCACCGGTCCAGGCATCGACGCCGCGATCCGCACGACTCTGGGGCAACCCGCCATGCAGGCGTTGGTGGCGATCCTCTCGCTTGGCGTGGCCGCGCCGCCGACCCTCTGGCTGGCACGTCGTACATGGCCGCAGTTGTGGTCGCTGGCGCAGCCGCCGGGTTTCGGTTTCACGCCGCCGCGCCAGCTGCTGTTCTTCGCGCTGGCGGTCGTGGCCGGACTGGCGGCGCCCATCCTGGGCTCGCTGCTGACCCAGTGGCTGGCCCAAGGCCATACGGTGACCCAGGACATCCAGCAGATCGGCAGCAACACCCCGTTGGGGCTGCGCATTCCGCTGGTGCTGGTGGTGGTGTGCG
This window of the Rhodanobacter soli genome carries:
- a CDS encoding sulfotransferase, which encodes MPSPTAEHRPPSGAEPRLDGLAPAAMRQMQAAAHAIRDGAEAVAMQALDGVLAMTPGHPEALRLYAILHARAHRHAEAKAVLQHAIAQWPDYVLAHSDLGNVQQAAGELDAAFASWRQACALAPQAPMPWFNLGRNLQLHGDTAAAIEALQHAHALAPDFLPALLLLGDALVHAGRFDEADAHYRAALALHPACGDAWRGLANMKTRPLSGHDREQLATALRQPGFGAADRIAMGFALGKVCEDQGHYEQAFAALNQANAELRQLHPWNADAFHAHADALFAASARLPAAADPTLGREVIFIVGLPRSGSTLFEQILAAHPDVEGASELPDLERVLGDESTRRRQPLLQWIAAATADDWQRLGRRYLELTARWRRHKPRHTDKLPSNWLLGGVLGAMLPGARIVDARRDALEAGWSCYKQQFYRLPHFACTLTDIAAYIRDYERIMGAWQAAAPQRIRIQRYEALLVEPEREIRNLLTFCDLSFDPACLDYHHAKRSVRTASATQVRQPLQHNTARADRYGALLDPLRLGLGLPMSGR
- a CDS encoding YkgJ family cysteine cluster protein translates to MEHPCLRCGACCAFFRVAFHWSEAEAFLGGKVPPELTEKLDPHRLAMRGTNAAQPRCVALQGVVGEAAHCGIYPQRPSVCREVQPSWEFGAISPQCDKARLAHGMPLLTPEDWLDPFDAGEPPLPQSA
- the ypfJ gene encoding KPN_02809 family neutral zinc metallopeptidase, with translation MDWRKGGSSSNVEVDSGGGGGPRFGGGGRMGLGGLVVLALLGWIFFKNPLALLDQSGTLPGAPTHTGQPAQVDPEQQAFVSAILHSTEQSWGAIFQAHGSTYVEPKLHLFSGGVNTACGGATTAVGPFYCPGDQKVYLDLAFFQQLQDELHSSGDFARAYVIAHEVGHHVQKLTGVFDKVDEARRRGAPMDGADGLSVRQELQADCYAGVWANHSQQSLQWLQPGDIEEALNAASHIGDDALQQQAQGRVRPDTFTHGTSAQRVKWFKAGFSSGDVAQCNTFAGEP
- a CDS encoding MAPEG family protein; the protein is MTHLPALVTLLAVLLQFGTMWAVGHARGKYGIKAPATSGDPAFERAYRVQVNTLESTVMFLPTLWLAANYGFSGWAGVAGLVWIVGRVWYALAYLQDPAKRGPGYMVGMLGWAALLVMACIGVGRAMLIG
- a CDS encoding class I SAM-dependent methyltransferase, producing MTTDFGRTASDYARHRAGFPDAFFERLFADGSVRKGDVVLDLGTGTGTVARGLAVRGCEVTGLDHSAPLLAQAAEMDRAAGVQVKQVRARVENAEFAAASFDAITAGQCWHWFDRPRTAALVRKWLRPGGRLLIAHFDWVPLAGNMVQDTERLILAYNPAWTLHSGSGLYPAWLKDVAEAGFGDLRTYSFDLDVPYSHVDWRGRIRASAGVGATLDEAKVVRFDAELADMLAAHHAAEPMAVPHRVWVLSAIAPGPLV
- a CDS encoding CPBP family intramembrane glutamic endopeptidase, which translates into the protein MEISCTEVSPLPPELLLPEASRPAPGLRATAGIIATYFVLQLAVGIAFALAIGVMAAFSPTGPGIDAAIRTTLGQPAMQALVAILSLGVAAPPTLWLARRTWPQLWSLAQPPGFGFTPPRQLLFFALAVVAGLAAPILGSLLTQWLAQGHTVTQDIQQIGSNTPLGLRIPLVLVVVCVGPLVEELLFRGVLLSALMKRLHVGWAVTGSSLLFALVHLPGLEYQWYALPNLILLALLLAALRLRSGSIWPAVLAHGANNLLAVAAWFVAINPPG